In Candidatus Thermoplasmatota archaeon, the following are encoded in one genomic region:
- a CDS encoding beta-galactosidase, translating into MSAVDVHRGVFVHNGRPRFLLSGDYPYYRDEADNWGPRLDEFLRAGVPVVTCYIPWRHHAPEDPLRGHGAYDFDGRTQPNRNVKGFLRLCQERGLAVIAKPGPFVHAELRFGGLPTYVDPDRNPSIEPELMGDGEPYRWIQNPRVPESHRKLPAPLDAAFNEYVRDWLSMVAREVIGPFASPKGPIVAIQLLNEGLYSDAASGIIPNYGYSRSSTALWHEFLAAAYESLARYNALHGTRHERWAEVPSPRQLRAADSPAGMLTYLDRSRYTHVLYEKVIRRYRAYLFEGGMPTDLPVFMNYAPNGNAYQTHAGSNDGWYSKVAWHSGHGVRWGYTNWGGVASHQPKAFLQYVLAATRERGVNLEENWGFSDYYDPAYEWVQPSYFQSALFVAGGATGLNVYTMVGTRAWRRDDNLHGQVLPTHYGGLPAWTRADLDYPPHAPIHADGSLDAKFWTVRQLADYLEAEGDSFVGPSRADLAWAVYPPYAWAGAWAPHGAVDEHPWRASGFRACPRVAYRGLEAFLESALDAQLGAGQVNVYDEPVSRIAEYKMLCVGGYEYMDAGTQAKLVEFVARGGTLLWTGLLPRLDEHLVPTEDHPLRRLFGHRERRFHELPDGKNLEVTLDGCGTIGRAWDWIVAVDRPDDALAVARAEVETIGYVRAYGKGTGIYLGFHPWYASLSGDPLDRVGANRELVRKVAQRYSDARLAWARAVPSAPSVYAWQYGGLGNADVEHLFVVGRNPSPRVVEVEFTGASGRHDRFRVGLVPETVCAVSFERGRARSLLLKCVNDNDSVAVPPLLEEPGGAWSADAPCDLCVAKVGPDRWRVSIAHAPARPVRVRLPLEASSVGSPRGNVPWRRVDAGVEIEMQDLSRGGAVTVRGNGKA; encoded by the coding sequence TTGAGCGCAGTCGATGTGCATCGCGGGGTGTTCGTCCACAACGGCCGGCCCCGGTTCCTCCTCTCGGGCGACTACCCTTACTACCGGGACGAGGCGGACAATTGGGGACCGCGCCTGGACGAGTTCCTCCGCGCCGGCGTGCCCGTGGTCACGTGCTACATTCCGTGGCGCCATCATGCGCCCGAGGATCCGCTGCGGGGTCACGGCGCGTACGACTTCGACGGTCGCACGCAGCCCAACCGGAACGTGAAGGGCTTCCTCCGGCTGTGCCAGGAGCGGGGACTCGCCGTGATCGCAAAGCCGGGCCCCTTCGTGCACGCGGAGCTTCGCTTCGGCGGGCTTCCGACGTACGTCGACCCGGACCGCAACCCGAGCATCGAGCCCGAGCTCATGGGCGACGGCGAGCCGTACCGGTGGATCCAGAACCCGCGCGTGCCGGAATCCCACCGCAAGCTTCCGGCGCCCTTGGACGCCGCGTTCAACGAGTACGTGCGGGACTGGCTCTCCATGGTGGCGCGCGAGGTGATCGGGCCCTTTGCAAGCCCGAAGGGCCCCATCGTGGCGATCCAGCTCCTGAACGAGGGCCTCTACAGCGACGCGGCAAGCGGCATCATCCCGAACTACGGGTACAGCCGAAGCAGCACCGCGCTCTGGCACGAGTTTTTGGCCGCGGCGTACGAGTCGCTTGCGCGCTACAATGCGCTCCACGGGACCCGCCACGAGCGCTGGGCGGAGGTTCCAAGCCCGCGCCAGCTTCGCGCGGCCGATTCGCCCGCCGGCATGCTGACGTACCTCGACCGAAGCCGCTACACGCACGTCCTGTACGAGAAGGTGATCCGCCGCTACCGGGCCTACCTGTTCGAGGGGGGCATGCCGACGGACCTGCCCGTGTTCATGAACTACGCGCCCAACGGCAACGCCTACCAGACGCATGCCGGCTCGAACGACGGCTGGTACTCGAAGGTGGCCTGGCATTCCGGGCACGGCGTTCGCTGGGGGTACACGAACTGGGGCGGCGTGGCAAGCCACCAGCCCAAGGCGTTCCTGCAGTACGTGCTCGCGGCCACGCGCGAGCGCGGCGTCAACCTGGAGGAGAACTGGGGCTTCAGCGACTATTACGACCCCGCCTACGAATGGGTGCAGCCAAGCTACTTCCAAAGCGCGCTCTTTGTGGCCGGCGGAGCCACGGGGCTCAACGTCTACACCATGGTCGGCACGCGCGCGTGGCGACGGGACGACAATCTCCACGGACAGGTGTTGCCGACGCACTACGGCGGGCTTCCCGCCTGGACGCGTGCCGACCTCGATTATCCGCCGCACGCGCCCATCCACGCCGACGGCTCGCTCGACGCGAAGTTCTGGACCGTCCGGCAGCTTGCCGATTACCTGGAGGCCGAGGGCGACAGCTTCGTGGGCCCCTCGCGCGCCGACCTCGCCTGGGCCGTCTACCCGCCCTACGCCTGGGCCGGTGCGTGGGCGCCGCACGGGGCCGTCGACGAGCATCCGTGGCGCGCGTCGGGATTCCGCGCCTGCCCGCGCGTCGCCTACCGCGGCCTGGAGGCGTTCCTGGAGAGCGCGCTTGACGCGCAGCTTGGCGCGGGTCAGGTGAACGTCTACGACGAGCCCGTCTCCCGGATCGCCGAGTACAAGATGCTCTGCGTGGGCGGATACGAGTACATGGACGCCGGCACGCAGGCAAAGCTCGTCGAGTTCGTCGCGCGCGGCGGCACGCTTCTTTGGACCGGCCTCCTGCCCCGTTTGGACGAGCACCTCGTGCCCACGGAAGACCACCCGCTGCGGCGCCTCTTTGGCCACCGCGAGCGGCGGTTCCACGAACTTCCAGACGGTAAAAACCTCGAGGTCACGCTCGACGGCTGCGGAACGATCGGACGCGCGTGGGACTGGATCGTGGCCGTGGACCGTCCCGACGACGCGCTCGCCGTCGCGCGCGCGGAGGTCGAGACGATCGGGTACGTTCGCGCCTACGGCAAGGGAACCGGGATCTACCTCGGATTCCACCCGTGGTACGCCTCCTTGAGCGGCGACCCGCTGGACCGCGTCGGCGCCAACCGCGAGCTCGTCCGCAAGGTGGCGCAACGCTACTCCGACGCCCGGTTGGCGTGGGCGCGCGCGGTCCCTTCCGCCCCATCCGTCTACGCGTGGCAATACGGTGGGCTTGGCAACGCGGACGTGGAGCACCTCTTCGTCGTGGGCCGCAACCCGTCTCCCCGCGTGGTCGAGGTCGAGTTCACGGGCGCCTCGGGCCGCCACGACCGCTTCCGGGTGGGGCTCGTGCCGGAGACGGTCTGCGCGGTTTCCTTCGAGCGAGGCCGCGCGCGAAGCCTCCTGCTCAAGTGCGTGAACGACAACGACTCCGTGGCGGTGCCGCCGCTTCTGGAGGAACCCGGCGGCGCGTGGTCGGCGGACGCGCCGTGCGACCTCTGCGTGGCCAAGGTCGGGCCCGACCGGTGGCGCGTCTCGATCGCCCACG
- a CDS encoding rhodanese-like domain-containing protein has protein sequence MRYVTVDEAKRRIEADGRVVVLDARASERYGQGRVPGAINLPADAPDLARRARDLVLDTQATILVYAENSRSPESRQVARTMDAMGYRDVLLFDGGFSQWAGAGHPVEPSETPEEPDAARL, from the coding sequence ATGCGGTACGTCACGGTGGACGAAGCAAAGCGCCGCATCGAGGCCGACGGGCGGGTCGTCGTGCTGGACGCGCGGGCCTCCGAGCGGTACGGGCAGGGCCGCGTGCCCGGCGCCATCAACCTGCCCGCCGACGCGCCCGACCTCGCGCGGCGGGCGCGGGATCTCGTCCTCGACACGCAAGCGACCATCCTCGTGTACGCCGAGAACTCACGGTCCCCGGAAAGCCGCCAGGTCGCGCGCACGATGGACGCCATGGGGTACCGCGACGTCCTGCTGTTCGACGGCGGGTTCTCGCAGTGGGCCGGCGCGGGCCATCCGGTCGAGCCCTCGGAGACGCCCGAGGAGCCCGACGCGGCGCGACTCTAG